A window of Costertonia aggregata contains these coding sequences:
- a CDS encoding precorrin-2 dehydrogenase/sirohydrochlorin ferrochelatase family protein, whose amino-acid sequence MTERNNLYPIFLKTAKLHILIVGGGNVAEEKLTFLTKSSPDAKVTMVSPMFRKATRELANRFDVALITDSYHAKYLKGKHMVIATTDVPEVNIQVYKDCRSLDKLVNVADNPPFCDFYMGGIVTKGNVKIAISTNGQSPTTAKRLRQFFEDVIPEDINQMVKNLNDYRKTIKGDFEQKVDKMNEITQKLVEKV is encoded by the coding sequence ATGACAGAGCGCAACAACCTATACCCAATATTCCTAAAAACCGCCAAGCTGCATATTTTGATTGTTGGTGGGGGGAATGTGGCCGAAGAAAAACTCACTTTTTTGACGAAGTCGAGTCCAGATGCGAAAGTGACAATGGTATCGCCTATGTTCAGAAAAGCAACCAGAGAATTGGCCAATAGATTTGATGTAGCGTTGATAACCGATTCCTACCATGCCAAGTATTTGAAGGGAAAGCATATGGTAATCGCAACCACGGATGTTCCCGAAGTGAACATTCAGGTGTATAAAGACTGTAGGTCTCTTGATAAACTGGTCAATGTTGCCGATAATCCCCCATTTTGTGATTTCTATATGGGCGGAATCGTCACAAAGGGCAATGTAAAGATTGCGATTTCGACGAATGGACAGTCCCCGACCACGGCAAAACGTCTAAGACAATTTTTCGAGGATGTTATTCCCGAAGACATCAACCAAATGGTGAAAAACTTGAACGATTATAGAAAGACGATAAAAGGAGATTTTGAGCAAAAAGTGGATAAAATGAACGAAATCACGCAGAAATTGGTAGAAAAAGTATAA
- the cobA gene encoding uroporphyrinogen-III C-methyltransferase translates to MKEILKNLETISEIERSRSRRLLTVIGAGPGDVELITLKAIKALQKADVVLYDALIDTQLLEYAPQAEHIFVGKRRGCYSYQQEQINELIVQRAKQGKHVVRLKGGDPFVFGRGAEEMEYAAAHGLEVAIVPGISSCLSVPAAQNIPVTKRGSAESFWVITGTTKEHKLSNDVRLAAKSSATVVILMGMSKLSQIVTLFKKEGKSKTPIAIIQNGTRENEKVGVGTIDSIEREVERKELANPAIIIIGEVVRHRDIISDLQGGLIRRQHLESQSSEDLQGVVAAAERSRSQSNLLVGLTEKIES, encoded by the coding sequence ATGAAAGAGATACTAAAAAATTTAGAAACCATTTCGGAGATTGAGCGTAGCCGAAGTCGGAGGCTTCTAACCGTAATCGGTGCCGGCCCCGGCGACGTAGAGCTCATCACGTTAAAAGCAATAAAAGCCTTGCAAAAAGCTGATGTGGTTTTGTACGACGCTTTGATCGATACCCAATTATTGGAATATGCCCCTCAAGCTGAGCATATTTTCGTTGGAAAGCGAAGAGGATGTTATTCCTACCAACAAGAACAAATCAATGAACTTATCGTTCAAAGAGCAAAACAAGGTAAGCATGTGGTACGGTTAAAGGGGGGCGATCCTTTTGTATTCGGTCGCGGCGCCGAAGAAATGGAATATGCGGCCGCCCACGGACTCGAAGTCGCAATCGTACCCGGAATTTCATCATGTCTTTCCGTACCGGCAGCTCAGAATATTCCCGTTACAAAGAGAGGTTCAGCAGAAAGTTTTTGGGTCATTACCGGTACTACCAAAGAGCATAAATTATCGAACGACGTACGGTTGGCCGCCAAATCAAGTGCGACCGTTGTCATTTTAATGGGGATGTCAAAACTTTCTCAAATCGTAACCCTTTTCAAGAAGGAGGGAAAATCGAAAACCCCGATCGCCATTATCCAAAACGGAACGCGGGAAAATGAAAAAGTAGGTGTAGGAACAATCGATTCCATTGAAAGAGAAGTTGAACGAAAAGAACTGGCCAATCCAGCGATTATCATTATTGGGGAAGTCGTGCGACACCGAGACATCATTTCTGACCTACAAGGTGGCCTCATCCGTCGTCAACACCTTGAAAGTCAGAGTAGTGAAGACCTGCAAGGTGTTGTCGCGGCGGCTGAGCGTAGCCGAAGCCAGAGCAACCTCCTTGTAGGTCTAACCGAAAAAATCGAATCATGA
- a CDS encoding sulfate adenylyltransferase subunit 1: MEVLKIATAGSVDDGKSTLIGRLLYDTKSLTIDKLEAIEKRSKKNGYDYLDFSLATDGLVAEREQGITIDVAHIYFSTATKSYIIADTPGHVEYTRNMVTGASTSQAAIILIDARKGVIEQTNRHFFINNLLRVKEVVVAINKMDLVDFSEERYSEIKSDFEELMAKRDYEDQKITFIPVSALKGDNVVNKSQNTPWYKGETLLEHLEGLDLAAVSNVGTPRFPVQYVIRPKTDEHHDFRGFAGKVYGGELSVGDEVVALPSQTRSKIKEIFFYDKKYETAARRSSVTITLEDEINLSRGDMLVKAGDLPTIEKQFTATISWMDSEKLTTGKKYVVQHGINKVLAKVDNIHHKINPDYSGIEKNVDGLGMNDIAQVTFKLNKPIFYDKFKNHRTNGSFILIDTQSNNTVGAGFVQ, from the coding sequence GTGGAAGTACTAAAAATAGCAACAGCAGGAAGTGTAGATGACGGTAAAAGTACCTTGATTGGCAGACTGCTCTACGATACAAAATCATTAACCATCGATAAATTGGAGGCCATCGAAAAGCGAAGTAAGAAAAATGGGTATGATTACTTGGATTTCTCCTTAGCAACCGATGGACTGGTGGCCGAACGGGAACAGGGAATTACCATTGATGTGGCCCATATTTACTTTTCGACAGCAACCAAGAGTTATATCATAGCCGATACGCCGGGCCATGTAGAATATACCAGGAACATGGTTACCGGGGCCTCAACTTCCCAAGCTGCGATTATCTTGATCGATGCCCGAAAAGGTGTAATCGAACAAACCAATCGACACTTTTTCATCAATAACCTGTTGCGGGTCAAAGAAGTGGTAGTAGCTATTAATAAAATGGATTTGGTAGATTTTTCAGAAGAGCGATACAGTGAAATCAAGTCCGATTTTGAGGAACTGATGGCCAAACGGGATTACGAAGATCAAAAAATAACCTTTATTCCGGTTAGTGCTTTGAAGGGGGATAATGTGGTAAACAAATCCCAAAATACTCCTTGGTACAAAGGCGAAACACTTTTGGAACATTTGGAAGGTTTGGATTTGGCAGCGGTATCAAACGTAGGTACGCCAAGATTTCCAGTGCAATATGTCATCCGGCCAAAAACAGATGAACATCATGATTTCCGCGGCTTTGCCGGAAAAGTTTACGGTGGCGAGCTTAGCGTAGGCGATGAGGTCGTTGCGTTACCATCGCAAACACGGTCAAAAATCAAGGAAATCTTTTTTTACGACAAGAAATACGAAACAGCGGCAAGAAGGTCATCGGTAACCATAACCCTGGAAGATGAAATCAATCTGAGTAGGGGAGATATGTTGGTCAAGGCAGGCGATTTACCTACGATTGAAAAACAGTTCACGGCTACGATTTCTTGGATGGATTCCGAAAAATTGACCACCGGAAAAAAATATGTCGTACAGCATGGAATCAATAAAGTACTGGCCAAGGTCGATAACATTCATCATAAGATAAATCCCGATTATTCGGGTATCGAAAAGAATGTTGACGGACTAGGTATGAACGATATCGCACAAGTAACCTTTAAATTGAACAAGCCGATTTTTTACGATAAGTTCAAAAATCACAGGACGAATGGTTCGTTTATTTTGATTGATACCCAGTCGAACAATACGGTAGGGGCAGGGTTTGTACAATAA
- a CDS encoding homocysteine S-methyltransferase family protein: MLNIKDILKERILVLDGAMGTMLQRYKFTEGDFRGERFKDWEHPLQGNNDLLSLTQPEAIAEVHRKYFAAGADIVETNTFSGTTIAMADYHMEELVYELNYESAKIAKKVADEFTAKEPHKPRFVAGSMGPTNKTASMSPDVNDPGFRAISFDELRIAYKQQAEALLDGGADMLLVETIFDTLNAKAALFAIEEVKEERNIDVPIMVSGTITDASGRTLSGQTAEAFLISISHIPILSVGFNCALGASQLVPHLEVISKKSEHFISAHPNAGLPNAFGEYDETPEQMAAQIKEYVEKGLVNIVGGCCGTTPEHIMAIADLVKQYDPRALIVEI; the protein is encoded by the coding sequence ATGCTAAATATTAAGGATATATTGAAAGAAAGAATTTTGGTACTTGATGGCGCCATGGGAACCATGTTACAGCGCTATAAGTTTACCGAGGGAGACTTTCGTGGGGAGCGTTTTAAGGATTGGGAACATCCGCTGCAGGGAAACAATGATTTGTTGTCGTTGACCCAGCCGGAAGCGATCGCCGAAGTCCATCGAAAGTATTTTGCGGCAGGAGCTGACATTGTCGAAACCAACACCTTTTCAGGAACGACCATAGCCATGGCCGATTACCATATGGAAGAATTGGTCTACGAACTCAACTACGAATCCGCCAAGATTGCCAAAAAAGTCGCTGATGAATTCACGGCAAAAGAACCGCATAAGCCAAGATTTGTAGCAGGCAGTATGGGGCCTACAAACAAGACCGCAAGTATGTCTCCGGATGTGAACGATCCTGGTTTTCGGGCCATTTCGTTCGACGAACTTCGTATCGCCTATAAACAACAGGCAGAGGCGTTGTTGGATGGCGGAGCCGATATGCTGCTGGTTGAAACCATATTTGACACCTTAAATGCAAAAGCCGCTCTTTTTGCCATTGAGGAGGTCAAGGAAGAACGGAATATAGACGTGCCAATTATGGTAAGTGGTACGATTACCGATGCTTCAGGCAGAACCCTTTCCGGGCAAACCGCCGAAGCTTTTTTGATTTCTATTTCCCATATTCCGATTTTGTCCGTTGGCTTTAATTGTGCGTTGGGCGCCAGTCAATTGGTTCCTCATTTGGAAGTAATTTCTAAAAAATCGGAACACTTTATCTCTGCCCACCCTAATGCGGGCTTACCGAACGCTTTTGGCGAATATGATGAAACACCTGAGCAAATGGCTGCACAGATAAAGGAATACGTCGAAAAAGGATTGGTCAATATCGTCGGCGGATGTTGTGGAACGACTCCCGAACATATTATGGCAATAGCCGATTTGGTAAAACAGTATGATCCGCGAGCACTGATAGTTGAAATTTAA
- a CDS encoding HEPN domain-containing protein, translating into MESFRTEIENPVVEKDILELERKINEFHNGKVDEEKFRSLRLARGVYGQRQQGVQMIRIKLPYGKVTSRQLHGICDVSDEYSTGRLHITTRQDIQIHYVDLDRTPELWAQLEKDEVTLREACGNTVRNVTASETAGIDVDEPFDVSPYAESLFKYFLRNPISQEMGRKFKVSFSASDTDTGLSYMHDLGFIAKIQNGVRGFKVMLGGGLGSQPRHADVLFEFLPSDKIIPLMDGVIRVFDRYGERKSRAKARMKFLLKDVGLDGFKKLLKEEQKAVPHEVFPIDAESYPKIKVAETEIPKIEITDKETFEKWKSTNIVPQKQEGFVAIGIKVLLGDFYTDKARLLADLVQNYAAGEIRLSLRQNILIPYVKEELLPFFYTELEKLGFAEAGYNKALDITACPGTDTCNLGIASSTGIAEELERIIKAEYPQYISNPDVVIKISGCMNACGQHNMANIGFQGMSIRTKDKLVAPALQVLLGGGNDGNGNGRFADKVVKVPSKRGPQALRLILDDFEANGKEKSFADYYAEKGEHYFYDFLKPLTDIENLTQDDFIDWGNTEKYKKEIGIGECAGVVIDLIATLLLESQEKIQCAEESLSAEKWAASIYHSYSSMVNSAKALLTAEKTKVNTHNSIIKDFDEKFISSGRIAVGDRFENLVLQLNKNEPTEAFAKSYLEDAKGFLKSVEKFRERELATI; encoded by the coding sequence ATGGAAAGTTTTAGAACAGAAATAGAGAATCCCGTAGTTGAGAAAGACATTCTTGAATTGGAACGCAAGATAAACGAGTTCCATAACGGGAAGGTTGACGAGGAGAAATTCCGTAGTCTTCGTTTGGCGCGTGGTGTATACGGTCAGCGGCAACAGGGCGTACAGATGATCCGTATCAAACTGCCCTACGGTAAAGTGACATCCCGGCAATTGCATGGTATTTGCGATGTCTCGGATGAGTATTCCACAGGTCGCCTGCATATAACGACAAGGCAGGATATTCAAATTCACTATGTTGATTTGGATAGAACTCCTGAGCTTTGGGCGCAGCTCGAAAAAGATGAAGTTACGCTACGTGAAGCTTGTGGCAACACCGTACGAAATGTAACGGCTAGTGAAACGGCCGGCATTGATGTTGACGAACCGTTCGATGTTTCCCCATATGCCGAATCCCTGTTCAAATATTTTCTTCGGAATCCCATCAGCCAAGAAATGGGCCGCAAATTCAAAGTTTCTTTTTCCGCAAGTGATACCGATACGGGACTTTCCTATATGCACGATCTCGGATTTATTGCCAAAATCCAAAATGGCGTAAGAGGTTTTAAAGTAATGTTAGGTGGCGGATTAGGTTCACAGCCGCGCCATGCCGATGTGCTTTTCGAGTTTCTTCCTTCGGATAAGATAATCCCGCTTATGGATGGAGTTATTCGTGTTTTTGACCGCTATGGCGAACGAAAAAGTAGGGCCAAAGCGCGAATGAAATTCCTATTGAAAGATGTTGGTCTTGACGGATTTAAAAAATTACTGAAAGAAGAGCAAAAAGCGGTTCCACATGAGGTTTTTCCGATTGATGCGGAAAGTTATCCAAAGATAAAAGTGGCTGAAACGGAAATTCCGAAAATCGAAATAACCGATAAAGAAACTTTCGAAAAATGGAAATCCACGAATATCGTTCCTCAAAAACAGGAAGGTTTTGTTGCTATCGGCATCAAGGTGCTTTTGGGCGATTTCTATACGGATAAGGCAAGATTATTGGCTGATTTGGTTCAGAATTATGCCGCAGGGGAAATCCGTTTGTCATTGCGGCAGAATATTTTGATTCCGTATGTAAAAGAAGAACTCCTTCCGTTTTTCTACACGGAACTGGAAAAATTGGGCTTTGCGGAAGCCGGTTACAACAAAGCCTTGGACATTACCGCCTGCCCAGGTACGGATACCTGCAATTTAGGCATCGCCAGCAGCACAGGCATCGCCGAAGAATTGGAGCGCATAATAAAAGCTGAATATCCACAATACATCAGTAACCCTGATGTAGTTATCAAAATCAGTGGATGCATGAACGCCTGTGGCCAGCATAACATGGCGAACATCGGTTTTCAGGGCATGAGCATCCGTACCAAAGATAAATTGGTAGCGCCGGCACTTCAGGTTTTATTGGGTGGAGGAAACGATGGAAACGGCAATGGTCGTTTTGCGGATAAAGTTGTAAAAGTGCCCAGTAAAAGAGGCCCCCAAGCATTGCGTTTGATTTTAGATGATTTTGAAGCAAACGGAAAAGAAAAGTCTTTTGCCGATTATTATGCAGAAAAAGGCGAACATTATTTCTATGATTTTCTAAAGCCCTTGACCGATATTGAAAACTTGACCCAAGACGATTTTATCGATTGGGGCAACACCGAAAAATATAAAAAGGAAATCGGCATCGGTGAATGTGCCGGCGTCGTGATTGACCTTATCGCCACATTATTGTTGGAAAGTCAAGAGAAAATCCAATGTGCCGAAGAAAGTTTAAGTGCCGAAAAATGGGCGGCGAGCATTTACCATTCCTATTCATCGATGGTCAATTCGGCCAAGGCCTTATTGACCGCCGAAAAAACAAAAGTCAATACCCATAATAGTATTATCAAAGATTTTGATGAAAAGTTTATTTCTTCCGGTAGAATTGCCGTAGGTGACAGATTTGAAAATTTGGTCTTACAATTAAATAAAAACGAACCCACGGAAGCCTTTGCCAAGAGCTATTTGGAAGATGCAAAGGGGTTTTTGAAATCCGTTGAAAAATTTAGAGAACGAGAATTGGCGACCATATAG
- a CDS encoding vitamin B12 dependent-methionine synthase activation domain-containing protein, which produces MIEAKPKYLKLSGLEPLVVTPESNFINVGERTNVAGSKKFLRLIKEEKFEEALDVARHQVEGGAQIIDINMDDGLIDGKEAMVKFLNLVIAEPDIARVPIMIDSSKWEIIEAGLQVVQGKCVVNSISLKEGEDEFIRHAKLIKRYGAAVIVMAFDEVGQADNYDRRIEISKRSYNILVNRVGFPPEDIIFDLNIFPVATGMDEHKLNALDFINATKWVRENLPHCSVSGGVSNISFSFRGNNPVREAMHSVFLYHAIRAGMNMGIVNPTMLEVYDDIPKDLLERVEDVMLNRRDDATERLLDFAESVVGKAKESKVDLSWRSAPLQDRITRALVKGIDQYIVEDVEEARKASAKPIEVIEGHLMTGMNVVGDLFGSGKMFLPQVVKSARVMKKAVAYLLPYIEEEKKKSAPQPPKGELHWKTANPVLYGLLKEHARKMRNRPTEAEKMLWNALSGKNLDGYKFRRQHIIGEFITDFVCLKQNLIVEIDGSIHQLPENRKIDEERTAWLEEQGYKVIRFTNNEVLTNLEAVLEKIHAQLIAPPLGAGGAGAGKILMATVKGDVHDIGKNIVSVVLACNNYEIVDLGVMVPPEKIIASAIEHNVDVIGLSGLITPSLDEMVHLAKEMERQNFKVPLLIGGATTSKAHTAVKIDPQYSQAVVHVNDASRAVTVVGDLLQKETSDAYKKSIKEDYDVFRDKFLKRSVKKEYKSIEEARKNKFKIDWDSAQIKEPNELGIQIIENLDLEKLVDFIDWTPFFRSWELHGKYPDILTDNVVGAQATELFEDAQAMLKKVLQEKQLQAKGIFGLFPANTVNDDDIEVAPPPPKGEQYWATANPMLYGLLKEHAKNMRNRPTEAEEMLWNALSGKNLDGYKFRRQHIIGEFIADFVCLKQNLIVEIDGSIHQLPENKKSDEERTAWLEEQGYRVIRFTNNEVLGNLEEVLEQIHDRLLASPLGAGGAFRTLRQQLQRREGIPDYALADFIAPKDSGKQDYIGCFCVSTGFGTAELAAAYEKDLDDYSSIMIKALADRLAEAFAEYLHKEVRTKYWGYAANEDLSNEELINESYKGIRPAPGYPACPDHLEKLTIWEILGVEEKIGVKLTESLAMWPAASVSGYYFANPKARYFGLGKIEEDQVKDYAERKGIALEDAMKWLAPNIVES; this is translated from the coding sequence ATGATTGAAGCAAAACCGAAATATTTGAAATTATCTGGACTGGAACCTCTTGTGGTCACCCCAGAAAGTAATTTCATCAATGTGGGGGAACGTACCAACGTGGCCGGGTCCAAAAAATTTCTCAGACTTATTAAGGAGGAAAAATTCGAGGAAGCACTTGATGTCGCACGCCATCAGGTCGAAGGAGGCGCCCAAATCATCGATATCAATATGGATGACGGCTTGATCGATGGCAAAGAGGCCATGGTCAAGTTTTTAAATCTAGTCATTGCCGAACCCGATATTGCTCGAGTGCCCATTATGATCGATAGTTCAAAATGGGAAATTATTGAGGCCGGACTTCAAGTCGTGCAAGGCAAATGCGTGGTCAATTCTATAAGTCTTAAAGAAGGTGAAGATGAATTTATCCGTCATGCGAAACTCATAAAGAGATATGGAGCTGCGGTTATAGTTATGGCCTTTGATGAGGTCGGTCAAGCCGATAATTATGACAGGCGAATCGAAATTTCGAAACGTTCGTATAACATTCTGGTCAATAGAGTAGGTTTCCCTCCTGAAGATATCATTTTTGACCTCAATATTTTTCCGGTCGCTACAGGAATGGACGAGCACAAACTGAATGCGCTTGATTTCATAAATGCAACAAAATGGGTGCGTGAAAACCTACCGCATTGCAGTGTGAGCGGGGGAGTTAGCAATATTTCTTTTTCTTTCCGAGGGAATAATCCCGTGCGGGAAGCAATGCATTCCGTTTTTTTATATCATGCCATTAGAGCGGGAATGAACATGGGCATTGTCAACCCGACGATGTTGGAAGTGTATGACGATATTCCGAAAGATTTATTGGAACGTGTCGAAGACGTGATGCTCAACCGCCGTGACGATGCCACTGAGAGATTGTTGGATTTCGCCGAATCGGTGGTAGGAAAAGCCAAGGAAAGCAAGGTCGATCTATCGTGGCGATCAGCACCGCTTCAAGATAGAATTACCAGAGCTTTGGTAAAGGGCATCGACCAATATATTGTAGAAGATGTAGAAGAAGCGAGAAAAGCTTCCGCCAAACCCATTGAGGTTATCGAAGGCCATCTGATGACGGGAATGAACGTCGTTGGCGACCTTTTCGGAAGCGGAAAAATGTTTTTGCCCCAAGTGGTAAAATCGGCAAGGGTAATGAAAAAGGCGGTGGCGTATCTTCTTCCATATATAGAAGAGGAGAAAAAAAAATCAGCCCCCCAACCCCCAAAGGGGGAGCTTCATTGGAAGACGGCAAATCCTGTTCTCTATGGATTACTGAAAGAGCACGCTAGAAAAATGCGTAACCGGCCTACCGAAGCGGAAAAAATGCTTTGGAATGCCTTGAGCGGTAAGAATTTGGATGGATATAAGTTTCGTCGTCAACATATTATCGGCGAATTCATTACAGACTTTGTTTGCCTAAAACAGAACTTGATTGTCGAGATTGATGGTAGCATTCATCAACTACCTGAGAATAGAAAGATTGATGAAGAACGAACAGCCTGGCTCGAAGAACAAGGATATAAGGTTATTCGTTTTACTAATAATGAGGTGTTGACCAACCTAGAAGCGGTTTTAGAAAAAATTCATGCCCAGTTAATAGCTCCCCCTTTGGGGGCGGGGGGGGCTGGAGCTGGAAAAATTTTAATGGCCACTGTTAAGGGAGATGTTCACGATATTGGCAAAAACATCGTGAGCGTAGTGCTAGCTTGCAATAATTATGAAATCGTCGATTTGGGCGTGATGGTACCGCCTGAAAAAATTATCGCATCGGCCATAGAACATAATGTAGATGTCATCGGCCTAAGCGGATTGATTACGCCATCCCTTGATGAAATGGTGCACCTTGCCAAAGAAATGGAACGCCAGAACTTTAAGGTTCCGTTATTGATAGGAGGGGCCACCACCAGTAAGGCACATACGGCCGTTAAAATTGACCCTCAATACAGCCAAGCCGTCGTTCATGTCAATGATGCTTCACGTGCGGTTACCGTGGTCGGCGACTTGCTACAAAAAGAAACCTCGGACGCTTATAAAAAATCCATTAAGGAAGATTACGATGTGTTTCGGGATAAATTCTTGAAACGTTCCGTTAAAAAAGAATATAAATCCATAGAGGAAGCTCGGAAAAATAAATTCAAGATAGATTGGGACTCAGCTCAAATTAAGGAACCTAACGAACTCGGTATTCAAATAATTGAAAATCTCGATTTGGAAAAACTGGTTGATTTTATTGACTGGACACCTTTTTTCAGAAGCTGGGAACTCCACGGAAAATATCCTGATATTTTGACCGATAATGTGGTGGGTGCTCAAGCGACCGAGTTGTTCGAAGATGCCCAAGCCATGTTGAAAAAAGTGTTGCAGGAAAAACAGTTACAGGCCAAAGGAATTTTTGGCTTGTTTCCGGCCAACACTGTCAATGATGATGACATTGAAGTAGCCCCCCCGCCCCCAAAGGGGGAGCAATATTGGGCGACGGCAAACCCTATGCTCTACGGATTACTGAAAGAGCACGCTAAAAACATGCGTAATCGACCTACCGAAGCGGAAGAAATGCTTTGGAATGCCTTGAGTGGCAAGAATTTAGATGGATATAAGTTTCGCCGTCAACATATTATTGGCGAATTCATTGCCGACTTTGTTTGTCTCAAACAAAATTTGATCGTTGAGATCGATGGTAGCATCCACCAATTGCCAGAGAACAAAAAAAGCGATGAAGAACGAACGGCATGGCTCGAAGAGCAAGGCTATCGTGTAATTCGTTTTACGAACAACGAAGTTTTAGGTAATCTCGAAGAGGTACTAGAGCAGATACACGATCGGTTGTTAGCTTCCCCTTTGGGGGCGGGGGGGGCTTTCCGTACCCTTCGCCAACAATTGCAACGTAGAGAGGGGATACCCGACTATGCCTTGGCCGATTTTATCGCTCCCAAAGATTCGGGCAAACAAGACTATATCGGTTGTTTTTGTGTATCAACCGGATTTGGAACTGCTGAATTAGCGGCAGCTTACGAAAAAGATTTGGATGATTACAGTTCGATAATGATAAAAGCCCTAGCCGATCGTTTGGCCGAAGCTTTTGCCGAATACTTGCATAAGGAAGTGCGGACAAAATATTGGGGTTATGCAGCGAACGAAGATTTAAGCAATGAAGAATTGATCAACGAGTCGTATAAGGGAATTCGCCCAGCACCAGGTTATCCTGCTTGTCCCGATCATTTGGAGAAATTGACCATTTGGGAAATTCTCGGAGTGGAAGAAAAAATAGGCGTAAAATTAACCGAGAGTTTGGCCATGTGGCCGGCAGCTTCGGTTTCAGGTTATTATTTTGCCAACCCCAAAGCCCGTTATTTCGGATTGGGTAAAATAGAAGAAGATCAAGTAAAAGATTATGCCGAACGAAAAGGAATAGCCCTGGAAGACGCTATGAAATGGCTGGCACCGAATATAGTTGAGAGTTGA
- a CDS encoding NAD(P)/FAD-dependent oxidoreductase, with protein MIKTDILIIGAGPTGLFTVFEAGLLKLKCHLIDALPQPGGQCSEIYPKKPIYDIPAFTEILAGDLVDNLMDQIKPFEPGFTLGERAETLDKQEDGSYIVTTNKGTQHQAPVVVIAGGLGSFEPRKPPIENIVDFEDKGVAYIIKDPEVYRNKKVVIAGGGDSALDWAIFLAEVASEVSLVHRRNEFRGALDSVEKASELAKLGKIKLFTEAEVRKLYGDENLEAVVIKHNDPEKGETYLEVDNFIPLFGLSPKLGPIGEWGLEIEKNAIMVNNSKDYQTNLPGVFAIGDVNTYEGKLKLILSGFHEAAVMCQYAYQIINPGKRYVMKYTTVGGVEGFDGTKKEAKKEVVQSIA; from the coding sequence ATGATAAAAACAGACATCCTAATAATAGGCGCAGGCCCAACGGGATTATTCACGGTTTTCGAAGCGGGATTATTAAAATTGAAATGCCATTTGATCGATGCATTGCCCCAACCGGGCGGACAGTGTTCGGAGATTTATCCGAAGAAACCCATATACGATATTCCAGCTTTTACGGAGATATTGGCGGGCGATTTGGTCGACAATCTAATGGATCAGATAAAACCCTTCGAACCGGGGTTCACTTTGGGCGAACGTGCCGAAACTTTGGACAAGCAAGAAGACGGTTCGTATATCGTGACGACGAACAAAGGAACACAGCATCAAGCTCCGGTTGTGGTTATTGCTGGCGGATTAGGTTCGTTTGAACCTAGAAAACCGCCTATCGAAAATATTGTCGATTTCGAGGATAAAGGAGTTGCCTATATCATCAAAGATCCAGAGGTGTATCGCAATAAAAAAGTGGTCATCGCAGGTGGAGGAGATTCCGCGTTGGATTGGGCTATTTTCTTGGCCGAAGTGGCCTCCGAGGTTTCCTTGGTACATCGAAGAAACGAATTCCGGGGTGCCTTGGATTCCGTCGAAAAAGCATCCGAATTGGCTAAACTCGGTAAGATAAAACTCTTTACCGAAGCTGAGGTCAGAAAATTGTATGGTGATGAAAATTTGGAAGCTGTTGTTATCAAACATAACGACCCTGAAAAAGGCGAAACCTATCTCGAAGTGGATAATTTCATTCCGCTTTTCGGCCTATCCCCAAAACTGGGTCCGATAGGCGAGTGGGGACTCGAAATAGAGAAAAACGCCATTATGGTCAATAATTCGAAAGACTACCAAACCAATCTTCCCGGTGTGTTCGCCATAGGCGACGTAAATACGTATGAAGGAAAATTGAAACTTATACTTTCCGGTTTTCATGAAGCGGCCGTGATGTGCCAATATGCCTATCAAATCATAAATCCCGGTAAACGGTATGTCATGAAATATACCACAGTTGGTGGAGTAGAAGGTTTTGATGGTACAAAAAAAGAAGCGAAGAAAGAGGTAGTACAAAGCATCGCTTAA